The following coding sequences are from one Triticum aestivum cultivar Chinese Spring chromosome 5A, IWGSC CS RefSeq v2.1, whole genome shotgun sequence window:
- the LOC123104394 gene encoding flowering time control protein FPA isoform X2, whose amino-acid sequence MSSEPPPAGPSEASSPSASPPKESEPSGSAAAAAPAAAPGAAHETNALWVGNLPAHAGEDDVMAAFAPHEALDCAVTRAGSRSYAFVLFRSVAESRAALEALRGSKVKGAFIRVEFARPARAVRNLWVGGISPSISKQEVEEEFQKFGKIEGVAFSHDQTSAYIDFEKLEDAISAHRALNGADLGGKELCVDFQRSRGRAERSEAGNFNSRGSLPPGEIGVGHAKGSAGVRMREAKNPTNVLWVGLPNTHKVNEEALRRAMAAHGVVTNIKVFPERQYAFVEFATIEGASNAKNLLDGRLFNDTRIHVLFSSSGLAPSKLDSLTPPAGFPRSEMYNDSPYAAPDYFGAGRSSHGTSQGYDPRRGRSRYLDYGAMPITGGILPAPEAGSSLLTGHSGHNALDPREAKRVRLDAGMDPYHVRAGSEGLQPVADESFSSVIRIQGTVHQTSSLGHFWRGSIAKGGSPVCRARCLPIRRGIEIPLPDIVNISARTGLDMLAKHYGDASGFEIVFFLPDSEDDFVSYTEFLRYLGSKSRAGVVKVDAGTTLFLVPPSDFLTNVLQVDGPERLYGVVLHIPQMSNAAVQRPVLTGPESQAYYDGGDTMLAMQRNYNMGSVNSNHHQDADYRGSLREEAVQSGVSSFPMSQIAGQQEQSLKPDIMATLAKLMPNVQSTVPANSQVGNLQQSGQQFGRQAPASYGGMVGAQEQHPIHTAYNPEVQQQQNVASGSAQATEEADKNKKYQATLQFAHNLLLQLQRGSGNQS is encoded by the exons atgtcgtcgGAGCCGCCGCCCGCGGGGCCCTCCGAGGCCTCCAGCCCGTCGGCCTCCCCGCCGAAGGAGTCGGAGCCCTCCGgctccgcggccgccgccgcccccgccgccgcgccagGGGCCGCCCACGAGACGAACGCGCTGTGGGTCGGCAACCTGCCCGCGCACGCGGGCGAGGACGACGTCATGGCGGCCTTCGCCCCGCACGAGGCGCTAGACTGCGCCGTCACGCGCGCCGGCTCCCGCAGCTACGCGTTCGTCCTCTTCCGCTCCGTCGCCGAGTCCCGGGCCGCCCTCGAGGCGCTCCGCGGGTCCAAGGTCAAGGGCGCCTTCATCCGGGTCGAGTTCGCCCGGCCG GCTAGAGCTGTTAGGAACCTATGGGTTGGAGGAATTAGTCCGTCTATTTCAAAGCAGGAGGTAGAGGAGGAGTTTCAAAAGTTTGGGAAGATTGAAGGTGTTGCATTCTCCCATGATCAAACTTCTGCATACATCGACTTTGAGAAGCTGGAAGATGCCATTTCTGCCCATAGAGCCTTGAATGGGGCAGATTTAGGGGGCAAGGAATTATGTGTTGATTTCCAGAGGTCCAGAGGCAGAGCG GAACGGTCGGAAGCAGGCAACTTCAACAGTAGAGGATCATTGCCACCCGGTGAAATTGGAGTTGGACATGCAAAG GGTTCTGCTGGAGTACGAATGAGAGAGGCGAAAAATCCTACCAATGTTCTCTGGGTGGGTTTACCCAATACACATAAAGTTAATGAGGAGGCACTAAGGCGGGCTATGGCAGCACATGGTGTGGTTACAAACATCAAGGTTTTTCCAGAAAGGCAGTATGCTTTTGTGGAGTTTGCAACCATTGAAGGAGCTTCTAATGCTAAGAATCTTCTAGATGGGCGTCTTTTCAATGATACAAGGATTCATGTTCTTTTCTCCAGCAGTGGGCTTGCACCCAGTAAACTTGATAGCCTAACACCGCCTGCTGGGTTCCCTAGATCAGAGATGTACAATGATAGTCCATATGCCGCACCTGATTATTTTGGTGCTGGTCGCAGTAGTCATGGCACATCACAAGGGTATGATCCTCGACGTGGAAGATCAAGATACTTGGACTATGGTGCAATGCCAATCACTGGTGGTATCCTTCCAGCACCTGAAGCTGGCTCATCTTTGTTGACTGGACATTCTGGTCATAATGCGCTTGATCCGAGAGAAGCCAAAAGGGTGAGGTTGGATGCTGGCATGGACCCTTACCATGTAAGGGCAGGCAGTGAGGGTCTTCAGCCAGTTGCTGATGAGAGCTTTAGCTCTGTTATTCGGATCCAGGGCACGGTACACCAAACGTCATCCCTTGGGCACTTCTGGCGTGGCAGTATTGCCAAAGGTGGATCTCCTGTTTGTCGTGCTCGCTGCTTGCCTATAAGGAGGGGCATTGAGATACCTTT GCCGGACATTGTTAATATCTCCGCTAGAACAGGATTAGATATGCTGGCAAAACACTATGGAGATGCTTCGGGTTTTGAAATTGTCTTCTTCTTACCAGACAGTGAAGATGATTTTGTGTCTTACACTGAATTTCTGCGGTACTTGGGCTCAAAAAGTCGCGCAGGGGTTGTTAAAGTTGATGCAGGAACTACTTTGTTTTTGGTCCCGCCATCTGATTTCCTGACGAATGTTCTGCAAGTTGATGGTCCAGAGCGCCTTTATGGCGTGGTACTGCACATTCCACAGATGTCCAATGCTGCTGTCCAGAGACCTGTACTGACTGGACCAGAGTCACAAGCTTATTATGATGGTGGTGATACCATGCTAGCGATGCAAAGAAATTACAATATGGGCTCTGTTAATAGCAACCATCATCAGGATGCTGATTATCGGGGATCTTTACGTGAGGAAGCAGTTCAGTCAGGTGTATCAAGCTTTCCCATGAGCCAAATAGCAGGACAGCAAGAACAGTCACTCAAGCCTGATATTATGGCCACATTAGCTAAACTTATGCCAAATGTGCAGTCAACAGTTCCAGCAAATAGTCAG GTGGGTAATCTTCAGCAATCGGGTCAGCAGTTCGGCAGGCAAGCTCCAGCAAGCTATGGGGGCATGGTCGGTGCTCAGGAGCAGCACCCAATACATACTGCTTACAACCCTGAG GTACAACAGCAACAAAATGTTGCTTCTGGTTCTGCTCAAGCTACTGAAGAGGCGGATAAGAACAAGAAGTACCAGGCAACGCTCCAGTTTGCTCACAATTTACTGCTGCAGCTACAACGTGGATCTGGAAACCAATCTTGA
- the LOC123104394 gene encoding flowering time control protein FPA isoform X1: protein MSSEPPPAGPSEASSPSASPPKESEPSGSAAAAAPAAAPGAAHETNALWVGNLPAHAGEDDVMAAFAPHEALDCAVTRAGSRSYAFVLFRSVAESRAALEALRGSKVKGAFIRVEFARPARAVRNLWVGGISPSISKQEVEEEFQKFGKIEGVAFSHDQTSAYIDFEKLEDAISAHRALNGADLGGKELCVDFQRSRGRAERSEAGNFNSRGSLPPGEIGVGHAKGSAGVRMREAKNPTNVLWVGLPNTHKVNEEALRRAMAAHGVVTNIKVFPERQYAFVEFATIEGASNAKNLLDGRLFNDTRIHVLFSSSGLAPSKLDSLTPPAGFPRSEMYNDSPYAAPDYFGAGRSSHGTSQGYDPRRGRSRYLDYGAMPITGGILPAPEAGSSLLTGHSGHNALDPREAKRVRLDAGMDPYHVRAGSEGLQPVADESFSSVIRIQGTVHQTSSLGHFWRGSIAKGGSPVCRARCLPIRRGIEIPLPDIVNISARTGLDMLAKHYGDASGFEIVFFLPDSEDDFVSYTEFLRYLGSKSRAGVVKVDAGTTLFLVPPSDFLTNVLQVDGPERLYGVVLHIPQMSNAAVQRPVLTGPESQAYYDGGDTMLAMQRNYNMGSVNSNHHQDADYRGSLREEAVQSGVSSFPMSQIAGQQEQSLKPDIMATLAKLMPNVQSTVPANSQVGNLQQSGQQFGRQAPASYGGMVGAQEQHPIHTAYNPEVTLSLPPPPPLPTQGPVSALPTQQQYQPEHYYAPQNNYGSLGTVSQSNFQSSNTNLPVPPPHQMNDGPLAANNQMGNLAQLHQSTSFPTDRVNSDFSSQVQQQQNVASGSAQATEEADKNKKYQATLQFAHNLLLQLQRGSGNQS, encoded by the exons atgtcgtcgGAGCCGCCGCCCGCGGGGCCCTCCGAGGCCTCCAGCCCGTCGGCCTCCCCGCCGAAGGAGTCGGAGCCCTCCGgctccgcggccgccgccgcccccgccgccgcgccagGGGCCGCCCACGAGACGAACGCGCTGTGGGTCGGCAACCTGCCCGCGCACGCGGGCGAGGACGACGTCATGGCGGCCTTCGCCCCGCACGAGGCGCTAGACTGCGCCGTCACGCGCGCCGGCTCCCGCAGCTACGCGTTCGTCCTCTTCCGCTCCGTCGCCGAGTCCCGGGCCGCCCTCGAGGCGCTCCGCGGGTCCAAGGTCAAGGGCGCCTTCATCCGGGTCGAGTTCGCCCGGCCG GCTAGAGCTGTTAGGAACCTATGGGTTGGAGGAATTAGTCCGTCTATTTCAAAGCAGGAGGTAGAGGAGGAGTTTCAAAAGTTTGGGAAGATTGAAGGTGTTGCATTCTCCCATGATCAAACTTCTGCATACATCGACTTTGAGAAGCTGGAAGATGCCATTTCTGCCCATAGAGCCTTGAATGGGGCAGATTTAGGGGGCAAGGAATTATGTGTTGATTTCCAGAGGTCCAGAGGCAGAGCG GAACGGTCGGAAGCAGGCAACTTCAACAGTAGAGGATCATTGCCACCCGGTGAAATTGGAGTTGGACATGCAAAG GGTTCTGCTGGAGTACGAATGAGAGAGGCGAAAAATCCTACCAATGTTCTCTGGGTGGGTTTACCCAATACACATAAAGTTAATGAGGAGGCACTAAGGCGGGCTATGGCAGCACATGGTGTGGTTACAAACATCAAGGTTTTTCCAGAAAGGCAGTATGCTTTTGTGGAGTTTGCAACCATTGAAGGAGCTTCTAATGCTAAGAATCTTCTAGATGGGCGTCTTTTCAATGATACAAGGATTCATGTTCTTTTCTCCAGCAGTGGGCTTGCACCCAGTAAACTTGATAGCCTAACACCGCCTGCTGGGTTCCCTAGATCAGAGATGTACAATGATAGTCCATATGCCGCACCTGATTATTTTGGTGCTGGTCGCAGTAGTCATGGCACATCACAAGGGTATGATCCTCGACGTGGAAGATCAAGATACTTGGACTATGGTGCAATGCCAATCACTGGTGGTATCCTTCCAGCACCTGAAGCTGGCTCATCTTTGTTGACTGGACATTCTGGTCATAATGCGCTTGATCCGAGAGAAGCCAAAAGGGTGAGGTTGGATGCTGGCATGGACCCTTACCATGTAAGGGCAGGCAGTGAGGGTCTTCAGCCAGTTGCTGATGAGAGCTTTAGCTCTGTTATTCGGATCCAGGGCACGGTACACCAAACGTCATCCCTTGGGCACTTCTGGCGTGGCAGTATTGCCAAAGGTGGATCTCCTGTTTGTCGTGCTCGCTGCTTGCCTATAAGGAGGGGCATTGAGATACCTTT GCCGGACATTGTTAATATCTCCGCTAGAACAGGATTAGATATGCTGGCAAAACACTATGGAGATGCTTCGGGTTTTGAAATTGTCTTCTTCTTACCAGACAGTGAAGATGATTTTGTGTCTTACACTGAATTTCTGCGGTACTTGGGCTCAAAAAGTCGCGCAGGGGTTGTTAAAGTTGATGCAGGAACTACTTTGTTTTTGGTCCCGCCATCTGATTTCCTGACGAATGTTCTGCAAGTTGATGGTCCAGAGCGCCTTTATGGCGTGGTACTGCACATTCCACAGATGTCCAATGCTGCTGTCCAGAGACCTGTACTGACTGGACCAGAGTCACAAGCTTATTATGATGGTGGTGATACCATGCTAGCGATGCAAAGAAATTACAATATGGGCTCTGTTAATAGCAACCATCATCAGGATGCTGATTATCGGGGATCTTTACGTGAGGAAGCAGTTCAGTCAGGTGTATCAAGCTTTCCCATGAGCCAAATAGCAGGACAGCAAGAACAGTCACTCAAGCCTGATATTATGGCCACATTAGCTAAACTTATGCCAAATGTGCAGTCAACAGTTCCAGCAAATAGTCAG GTGGGTAATCTTCAGCAATCGGGTCAGCAGTTCGGCAGGCAAGCTCCAGCAAGCTATGGGGGCATGGTCGGTGCTCAGGAGCAGCACCCAATACATACTGCTTACAACCCTGAGGTTACCTTAAgcttgcctccaccacctcctctccCTACACAAGGACCAGTGTCTGCTCTCCCTACACAGCAGCAGTATCAACCAGAACACTATTACGCTCCTCAAAACAATTACGGTTCCTTAGGAACAGTTAGCCAGTCTAACTTCCAGTCAAGCAATACCAACCTACCAGTCCCTCCCCCACACCAAATGAATGATGGACCATTGGCAGCAAATAACCAGATGGGGAATTTGGCACAGCTCCATCAGTCAACGTCATTCCCCACTGATAGGGTAAACTCGGATTTCTCCTCTCAGGTACAACAGCAACAAAATGTTGCTTCTGGTTCTGCTCAAGCTACTGAAGAGGCGGATAAGAACAAGAAGTACCAGGCAACGCTCCAGTTTGCTCACAATTTACTGCTGCAGCTACAACGTGGATCTGGAAACCAATCTTGA